In the genome of Streptomyces sp. NBC_00259, the window GCCGTCCGCGTAGGCCACGTTGTTGAAGAAGTCCTCCGTGCTGCCGCCCGCCGGTACGGAGTAGGTCCAGGTGCCGGAGCGGTAGGCGTTCGACGTGATGGTGAAGGTCACCGCCGAGGCGGAGGTGTTCTTCATCGTGAACCAGATCGCGAGCTTGCCCGTACCCGACTCCACCGCGATGCGGCTGCTCACGAAGGCGTTCTTGCCCGCGGTCGTGGCGTTGCCGACGAAGCGGCGCATGAAGCGGTTGGGGCCGTACATGCTGATGTCGTACTTGCCGTCGCCGTAGCCCGCGCCGACGTTGAAGAAGTCCTCCTGGGTACCGCCCGCGTCGACGGTGTACTGCCAGGGGGTGCGGGAGCGGTGGGCGTTGGGGTGGATGGAGAAGTGCGCGGCCTGCCTGGCGGGCGTGCCCACGTTGACCATCTTGAACCAGGGCTTCATCGTGGTCCCGCTGATCTCCAGGCGGTCCAGATAGCCGTTGGCCTGGTACGGCAGCGCGCGCGCCGGGCGGGTGCCGGTCTCCTGGGCGGGCAGCGCGTTGGTCGTCGGCCTGGGGTCGGGGACGCCGTTGCAGCGGCTGCCGATCGTGGCCGTCGCGGGAAGCGAGGGCAGCCCGTTCACCGGTGCGGCGAAGTTGAAGACGCCGGTGAGGTCGCCGCACACCTTGCGCCGCCAGGCGCTGATGTTGGGGGAGGTGGCGGGCTTGCCGATGGCCGCGGTCCACTTCTCCATGAAGCGGATGACGGAGGTGTGGTCGAAGACCTCCGAGTTCACCCAGCCGCCGCGGGTCCAGGGGGACACCACGAGCATGGGGACGCGGAAGCCGAGCCCGACCGGCTTGCCACCGATGACCAGCTCGTCCGCCGTGCTGCTCGGCGGGATGGGCGGCGGCACATGGTCGAAGAAGCCGTCGTTCTCGTCGTAGTTGATGAACAGGACGGTGGAGTTGAAGACGGCCGGGTCGGCGTTGAGCGCCTTCATCAGCATGTTCGTGAAGTGGTGGCCGTCACCGGGGGTGCTGCCGGAGGGGTGCTCGGAGAACGCCTGGTCGGTCACCACCCAGGAGACCTGGGGCAGCGTGCCGTTGACCACGTCCGCGCGGATCGCGTCGATGATGGCCTGGTGCGTCGGCGTGGACGAGGAGCCCGGGACATCGGCGACACCGCGGTCGTACAGTGCGTTGCCGGGGCCCGCGTTCGCGAACTGGTTGAAGTACTCCAGGGCGTTGTCGCCGAAGTTGTCGTCCTTGCGGTTGTAGACCCGCCAGGTCACGCCCGCGTCCTGGAGGTTCTCGGCGTACGTCTTCCATGTGCAACCGTGCAGGTCACCGCCGTTGTTGTGGCTCGCGTCGATCTTCCCGCTCCACAGGAAGGCCCGGTTCGGGCCGGTGCCGGTGAGGGAGGAGCAGAAGTAGGAGTCGCAGATGGTGTAGGCGTCCGCCAGCGCGTAGTAGAAGGGGATGTCGGTGCGGTCGAGGTAGCCGACGCTGTGCACACCGCCCGCACCGGCCACGAAGTTGTCCATGAGCGCGCCGTTCCAGCAGTTGTGCTGGGTGGTCCAGTCGTGGCCCAGACCGGGGGCGCAGTGCGGCACCAGCGACGCGTCGCCCCCGACGCCCTCGCGCAGCGAGTACGGGTACTGCCGGCCCGAGCCGTTGGGCTGGTTGAAGACCGAGTGGCCGCCGTTGAGCAGCATCGCGCTGCGGTCGGAGAAGCCGCGTACGCCCTTCAGCTTCCCGAAGTAGTGGTCGAAGCTCCGGTTCTCCTGCATGAGGACGACGATGTGCTTGACGTCCGCGATGGTGCCGGTCGCGGCGGCGGCCGCGGGCGCCGCCGCGAGGTCGAGCGCGGACCCGGCGACGGCTCCGGCCGTCGCTCCGGCGGTCATACCGAGGAACTTCCGACGATCCACCTGATCACCTCTCGGGAAGGACGCCCGGTCGCGGAGGGGGAGGACCGGGCGTGCAAGCAGGACTGTGCGTGCCGGTTCTCGGGCAGGGGAGCCGTCGTCCGAAGCACCGCAGGAGCGGGAAGGAATGGTCTGTGCCGATGCCAATAGGCGGCACGCAGAGTTTTGAGGATTCCCTGACGCCGGGTCAATAGCCCTGCAGTGAACTGATCCGGAACGATCATGGCTGGAAAATGAATCGGATCAGAACCATTGGCCATTGATCGATCGTGCCGCGCCGGCGGGGCCGCCCTGAAGGACGGCCCCGCGGTCTCCCGCTGCGGTGCGGTGCGGTGAGCTGAGCTGAGCTGAGCTGAGCTGAGGTGCGGTGCGGTGCCGTTCAGCCGGCCGGCCAGTGCGGCCAGCCCGGTGCGTACGCGCACCAGTACTCCGCGCAGCCGACCCGGTAGGCCCGGGTGACCGTCTCCG includes:
- a CDS encoding phosphocholine-specific phospholipase C is translated as MDRRKFLGMTAGATAGAVAGSALDLAAAPAAAAATGTIADVKHIVVLMQENRSFDHYFGKLKGVRGFSDRSAMLLNGGHSVFNQPNGSGRQYPYSLREGVGGDASLVPHCAPGLGHDWTTQHNCWNGALMDNFVAGAGGVHSVGYLDRTDIPFYYALADAYTICDSYFCSSLTGTGPNRAFLWSGKIDASHNNGGDLHGCTWKTYAENLQDAGVTWRVYNRKDDNFGDNALEYFNQFANAGPGNALYDRGVADVPGSSSTPTHQAIIDAIRADVVNGTLPQVSWVVTDQAFSEHPSGSTPGDGHHFTNMLMKALNADPAVFNSTVLFINYDENDGFFDHVPPPIPPSSTADELVIGGKPVGLGFRVPMLVVSPWTRGGWVNSEVFDHTSVIRFMEKWTAAIGKPATSPNISAWRRKVCGDLTGVFNFAAPVNGLPSLPATATIGSRCNGVPDPRPTTNALPAQETGTRPARALPYQANGYLDRLEISGTTMKPWFKMVNVGTPARQAAHFSIHPNAHRSRTPWQYTVDAGGTQEDFFNVGAGYGDGKYDISMYGPNRFMRRFVGNATTAGKNAFVSSRIAVESGTGKLAIWFTMKNTSASAVTFTITSNAYRSGTWTYSVPAGGSTEDFFNNVAYADGWYDFTLTVSSDTGWSQRFLGHIETGAASVSG